Proteins encoded by one window of Bacillus sp. DTU_2020_1000418_1_SI_GHA_SEK_038:
- a CDS encoding urease accessory protein UreF produces MDNRILSLFQLCDSNFPTGAFSHSFGLESYIQEEKVKDSETFFQWLQVYLHEQLIYTDGLACRMTYDALVIEDFQKIWKLDRLVTVQNLPRETRQGTKMIGTRMLKLTESLYELEILSQYRERITKKQSFGHPSIVFSIVAHGLGVTKQDAILYYLYSAISSQVQNAVRAIPLGQTAGQVITHKFQTELAQAVEKILQLPEDDFGIVSPGLELAQMNHERVNIRIFMS; encoded by the coding sequence ATGGATAATAGAATTCTCTCTCTGTTTCAGCTATGTGACTCTAATTTTCCTACAGGAGCTTTCAGCCACTCCTTCGGTTTAGAGAGTTACATCCAGGAAGAGAAAGTGAAAGACTCAGAGACTTTTTTCCAGTGGCTGCAAGTATATTTGCATGAACAGCTCATTTATACGGACGGTCTTGCTTGCCGTATGACTTATGACGCTCTTGTAATTGAAGATTTTCAAAAAATCTGGAAACTCGATCGTTTAGTTACTGTCCAAAACTTGCCAAGGGAAACACGCCAAGGCACGAAAATGATCGGAACGCGAATGCTAAAGCTCACGGAATCTTTATATGAGCTGGAAATTCTCTCGCAATATAGAGAGAGAATTACAAAGAAACAGTCATTCGGTCACCCATCCATTGTTTTTTCCATAGTTGCACATGGCCTTGGGGTGACGAAGCAGGATGCCATTCTTTATTATTTGTATTCGGCTATTTCCAGCCAGGTTCAAAACGCAGTACGGGCTATTCCGTTAGGCCAAACAGCGGGACAAGTCATCACACATAAATTTCAAACCGAATTAGCCCAGGCAGTTGAAAAAATCCTTCAGCTCCCCGAAGATGATTTCGGCATCGTGTCTCCAGGTCTTGAACTAGCTCAAATGAACCATGAACGAGTAAATATTCGAATTTTTATGTCTTAA
- the ureE gene encoding urease accessory protein UreE, whose translation MIIEKVVTNLENMDQEEIKKRHIEKVYLESAHLMKRIQRVKTDHGNELGIRLKEPRDLLAGDVLYMDDKNMIVIDVLTDDLLVISPRSIKEMGTIAHQLGNRHLPAQFEENDMLVQYDYLVEELLQELGIPYTREDRKVKQAFRHIGHSHG comes from the coding sequence TTGATAATTGAAAAGGTTGTTACAAACTTAGAAAATATGGATCAAGAAGAAATAAAGAAACGCCATATCGAAAAGGTTTACTTAGAAAGCGCACATTTAATGAAACGTATTCAGAGAGTAAAAACGGATCATGGCAACGAGCTTGGCATTCGCTTAAAAGAACCACGAGACCTTTTGGCAGGCGATGTGCTATACATGGACGATAAAAATATGATTGTTATCGATGTGCTCACAGACGATCTGCTCGTCATCAGCCCACGAAGCATAAAGGAAATGGGAACAATCGCCCATCAGCTTGGAAACCGGCATCTTCCAGCTCAGTTTGAAGAGAATGATATGCTCGTTCAATATGATTATTTAGTTGAAGAACTGCTGCAAGAGCTTGGTATTCCTTATACCCGCGAAGATCGAAAAGTGAAGCAAGCATTCCGCCATATAGGTCACAGCCATGGATAA